Genomic segment of Zingiber officinale cultivar Zhangliang chromosome 11B, Zo_v1.1, whole genome shotgun sequence:
CTAATAGCTTTCTTCTGCCACATTCATGGATAGACTACATTGCATATTGATTTTGTCAAACAGACAAGTCTAAGATAGACAAATGCTTTGAAAGCTAGGAATAGAATAAAGATGAGAGAAAAGCAGGCAAACAAGTGCCAACAAGCTACATGAGAGACCTCAATCTATTGTATCATTTTCTCCAGCAAACAGACAAATGAATCATTGGTATCCTCGAAAAAAATATAGGGCTGAAGGTAACATTAGCAAAACGCATGAATGAAAATATTTGGACAGGCGGACAACGATACCAAGAGCAACAAGGAATACATAAAATTATAGATGACCACAACCAAGATTACAATCTGAGGAGCCATAAGGCTTCTCCGTTTCTGGTCGTTCAACGACCCATAACAATGTAGCAATTAGAGCAACACAAAACACATAAGAAATAAAGGGCAAAAGAGACAACTCGGTTCCAACTGATCTTTGTCAACAAGCGACAGTATACCAACATAGTACTCCGGACCAATTGAGGAAGACACGATGGCATGGTTCTCGTCCATGAGCTCCTTAATGAAGCGGTGTCTTCTCCAGCGTCTCCTCGTCGTGGATGCCACTTGCGAGGGAGAGGTGGAGGAGTTGCTCCAGGAGAAATAGGGTTATGTTTATCAatttaatgaagaagaaagagatGCAGGAGAAGGCTGGAGTACCATGTGAGGGTATTTGTCTTCGTCTACGACTTTGATGTTCTCAAGCTTGATGTTGAGGTATTGGTAGACGGAGTGGAGGGTTCCTCTGATGGCGAGATCGTTCTTCAGCTCCACCGTCACTTCTTTACCTACCAACTCCTTGAAGTACGAGAAGAAGAGCTGCAACAAAACGAAAACCAAATCGAGATAAGGAGAGAAAAACTTCAACCGCAGGGAGTTGAGGATGACAAAGAACGCTGTAGTCGAAAGCAAAGGTACCATCTTTATAGCAAAGatcgagagggagagaggaaagagGGCAGCGGTGAGGAGGTTTCTCTCCTATCTCAAGCATCCGGTCAAAGAGCATGACTGCAGCCTCGAATTCACCCATCCGCGTTTATCCAGCCAAAAGTGTACCCCATGGACTACATCCCTTTTAGGCATTCCATCGAACAGGTTGTGCGCGTGCTCAATTTGGCCGGCCTTCACATATCCATCCATCAAAATATTATAGGAAACAACATCACGAAGCGAGGGGCACTCGTCGAAGATAGTCCTTGCTTCGGGCATCGAGTAGAAAGAAGAATAGGTGCTGATCAAAGTGTTACAGACGTAGAGGTCGTCGGCGAAGCCGAACACGATCGCTTGGCAGTGGACGGCGCGGGCGAGGGTAGGGTGGCGGAGGTGGGTACATGCCTTGAGGGCGAAGGGAAAGGTGTGGAAGTGGGGGGGGGCACCGCGGAGTGGCGCATGCAGGCATAGAGGAGGAGAGCGGAGATAGGGGAGGAGAGAAGGGTGTGGACACGCATGAGGAGGTTGTAGGGGAAGGCAGATGGAAAGGGGATGGCATGGAAGAGGGAGAGGACGTATCCGGCAGAGGCGGTTGCTGTGGCAGGGAGGGAGGCACGGTGGTTGATGGCGGTGGGGAGGAGGAGGGTGAGCGTGTAGATGAGCTTGGCGAGAATGGGGGAGGGATACAAAGAGGTAAGGCCGTGGACGGTGGCATGGGCATGGATGGCCTTGAGGTGGCAGAGGCTCTTGCAACGGCGATGGAGGAGATGGAAGAGCTGACGGTGGGAGAACTCCCGCGATGGCATAGGCTAAGCTCCCCCTAGTCGTCTTCATCTTATCTCCCTCCGCCGCTACTACTCTAaaaccctagaaaacaagacCAACTCGTCACCTCTCCTTTCTCGAAATGCGAAGAAGGGTTCCTcttcttacccaaagggaggaggtggaggagatgcgTCGTGAGtcaatcctgatcgggagaggaagaggcGTCGAGAGAGATGAAgttgagagagatggttggacggcctgcggcgaggaggaaagtggtggtggtgtCGCGACGGTATACAGTgcacggcgcgatataggtttaggtttggagagaagagtgaagtgttgcaaatttcagctaagtattggtgggaaaaataaattattttattttatcatagacaccagGTTTTAAAAAtcactgttaaaatcggtgtctattaacaaaaaaaaggcgctgatagacatcggcttaaaaaaccgatgtctatgagcgaaaatctacgcttatagacatcggtttttggaaaaccCGTTGTAAAATACTcgaagacatcggtttttgcttaaaactgttgttgttccaccaatgtctatgagggtttttcttgtagtgcgttAGGCTGCATTGAatggtgttgattgctttatagTTCAGTTGTGCCTTTTTGATCATCAGAGGAGTCTAGTCTTCTGGTTCTACTGACTTTCTGTCTACCATCAGGGGAGTGTATCCTTTGAGTATGGTGAACCAGAGTTTAATGTCGGACTTGaggtagcactccattctattcttccagtaGCTGAAGTTCTCTCCTTTGAACAATGGAGGGTGGACtgtgctatacccttcttggtaggAGCTTGTCATCCTTGCtatcaaagaaaaaggaaaggaaaatttccaagactctcgtcttggaattagtagtgcgagatataaaaattaagaacaataaaaaacattttaagaagaaaagaaaaagtttttaaaaattactttgaaaaacgattaagtattttcagagctaccaggctttgataccaattgatggatcaaaGAATGCGATAGaaggtggggggggggggtgaatatcgcacttttaaaaacttttttttttcttgtaaaataaatcaaaataagcAGCGGAAATCAAAATGAAAGCAACACAGatgacacaagttggttacttggttcggagcctaggttgactcctactccaagacccgcgatccttgatcgcaccgttgggtAATTcattaaaactcttctttccgaaaccttTGAAAAGAAGTAATTTATACAATGAAATAAATatgtataagatagtaacaacctactatcttacttgaaataaagtacaaagcaagctaaataaaaatatatcgaCACTAGATGTAGCATGAAGCTCAGTCAGTACTTCTTGAATGGAGCAATAGCTTGCTTGGAGATGAGTAGTAGACTTGTTGCACAAACAATAGCTTTGTACAGAGATGAACTCAGAACCGATGTAAAGCCTCGAACCTCGAGCAccacttttataagaatcatcaacgctcggtcgatcgatcgttgggttcgatcgactgaacccgctcccttcTTTCTTCGCTGAGATCTAATCTTTGGGCATTGATGGCATTGAATGGTTCAGTCAATCGATAaccttgtttggtcgaccgataaccttgtttggtcgatcgaacggTGCACATTCCCTCTTCGTTGAGATTCTTCATTAATGTGCCTTTAATGCGATGATCGTTCGGTCGAGCAATcctctggttcagtcgaccgatcaatctAGCTTCCTTCTGCACCTTAGCTCGATCTAATCTATGTCACTTCTGCTTGGTTCGGTAGACTGATCAatgtgttcaatcgatcgattaGTCACTCTACTTCGACTGATCTCTGGTCTCAatcaacttggttcggtcgaccaatcctagtgttcggttgaccgataaaCTTCAGTTCTTGCAACATAGAGTTAGAATGAAAGCTCTTgaaaaacagagttagcacagtaATCGTAAGATGCATCAATAATAATTGACAGTaacactatcttgatctcaacttggaaaccttcttagtttcttcaattggatcagcaACCTAGGATTTGTTCCCTtctggaacacgacctcactattgctcctccagttgcttacctcaacttacgtgccaaacatgatcctccagacctatttggactttaccATTTAGCATTGGATCGACCACCTAGGACATTCCCTCAATtttcggtcctccaaacctatcgaacttccctgccaagtgtcgaaTCCTCTCAACCCACTTGGTGTTTCTGCCTGGCTTCCACAATTTGCTAAGTCTTTCCTATCTAATCGTGACTAaggctttcccggttgagtaaacagcctacacactcagtcaacttgttagatcacaacaagacttaacttgaacctttgacaacatcaaaactcaggtttgattattgtgcaccttgcaccaacaatctcctcctttttgatgtttggcaaccaaggttcatagttaagttaatatatgcaaaaataaacaagtattttttacttaactttccTCCTGAGTTAAATAACTCCCCCTGAATCATTATCACTCtctctttgacacacatcaaaaataaggGAAACACAATATAGTATTGAAAATAAGGTTTGATAAAAACATCGAAGTATCCAAGAAAAATAGGCTTTTAAAAGTTTAGCAAGATTTAGAAACAcagtttgaaaatttttaaaagtcaaaaattgaaaaatatgaatatttgaaaataataattttgaaaaggtgttataaaaataatttgagaagtttagatttaaaaatttcttagagtTAAAAAATTTGTTAAggcaaaataattttagaaagttGCTAAGTtagaaaatgttgaaaatttgtaaaatttaaaaatcactcTGAAAATTAAAtatgagtttaaaattttagaataattttgaaaagttttgaaagataaagtttgaaaaatttataataaaaatttaaaaaatactttttaaataaaataatatgaaaaattattatttaatgctCCCCTAAAATCGATAAgtacctaaaagtccaagcacgaCTAAAAACTAGAAAAATATCCTTataatgaaatgtccaaccttcatATTTAGATGACTACCACAAGATAACAACTTTTgattcaggttggtcaatttgagtatatCATTCTAAATAGTTTATTACTAGCTAGATTGCCCAAATTGATCAATATGTTTTATTTAAAGcctagatttatagcgatgcactgaatTAAGCATATGAAATCTTAGGATAAGTCCTAAGCATCCCACACCATTCTATGTAAAATATCatatcaaataataattaaataataaggttgaATAGGTAAATAgccttaacagaatttttaggaatttttagaaattttatgagaatttttcggagcttgtatgacgTATGTTAAGGGGGAAAATTATTGGGCTAGGAGAAAGCATGTTTAAGCTACcttatttaaacgaggaaatgtttaattttcttaaatatttctttttccctttttcttatttctttcccGTGCCCTATTTCTTCCTATCACCGAATTCCTTTTCTTTCCCTTCCTCTTCCCCTCCCTCTCGGGTCGATTCTCTTCTTCCTTCATCCTGATCTAGCCGACGCTCCTCCCTAGCGATCTCGTTGCTGTCAGCCACGGAAACCAGCCGCGCTGCAGGCAGACACCACCCAAATGTCGTGCTGCCCAGCAATAATCGCCGATGCCATGCCACCCGATGGGCGCTGCCGCTTCCCCCTTTTTCCTCCTCTGATCCCACCGACATCGAGCACCTCTCGATCCAGCCACCGACTGGGTGGGTGATGGCCATCAATGAACCCTTCCTCGCAATTTCGAGTTGTCGACCTTCCCTGTCTGGTTCTTCATCTCGATGTTGTCACAGCCATCGCCAGAAGATCAAGCATCTGAGTCATGCCTAGCTTGGATCTTCTGTCCCTCACCCGAATCTGTCCCTCTCTCGATCGCACGACGCCGCCCGATTGTCGTCAGCCTTGTCGCGCAGCACCTATTGGTCGACGCCACCGACGCCACTGTTGATGCATGTTGCTGGAGGTGGTGGGAGCTGTTGTTGGCCCTCTTCGACCACAGGTAAAGGTCTGTCGTTCTTCTTCCTTCGGTCGATTGCCACCTCTACAATTGGTCACTGCCGGTCTATATCATGCCCTAGCTGCCACCATCTTGACCTAACACTAGTAGCTGCAACCACCAGACCTTTTGCTTCGACCATTCCTTTATATGTGGAGTTTTGCTAGACCTCTTTCTTGGATCCAACATGATGCATCAATGGTGAGTCTCCGGCGGAATTAAGTTGTTGTAACAATCCTTGAAGCTCCACCAGGTTATCTTTTCCGATAATAACTTTCTCCAGCAGCATATCATCATTTGGGGATATTTGAAATTAGAGGTAAGGTTGCTTAATTCAGGCTTGATTTGGGATTAGAAGGCTAAATAATGGATTCGTGGATTGAGTTGTTAGGTTTACAAGAGAAGGAGGTGGAGGATAGTTGAAGGTTGCTGCTGTTGGCTGTAAGCCACCTTTAGTGCCGCCTTGGTGATAGGTTTGGATTAATTGAAGCTAAACATTAATTAGGATAATTAATGCTCTATTGATTAGAGTTTTCTCTCATTAGGTTGGggattggatttagctaattattgtattttaaattttgaattagctGAAACCGTAAACATGTTGATGCATGACTTAGATTTGAGACGAGTGTCTTAACGTGGATTGTCTGATACGATCTTctttttaaggcgggtacttctaaCTTATCTTCTTGATATGGTCattttagatatgcataatagtttatagctagtagtaattaTTATATTTGCATTTACTTTAGTATGCCACTATTTGGTTTCTTATAGTATGCTTATATCTTTATCTGTTATACACTCATGCTTTACCATCTTGATTGTTGCCATGTGTACTCTTGTTCTTAGAAATACTGACATACATTGACCTACTATGTATAGTAGACTCGTTATTTGTCATATATGATTTGTGTACTTAGATTTACGATTCCTAGATCATTGTATAATCTATTTCTTTTTTGGTGCAttttatatggaggtgtatactgtcagtatctacatgtttagtgacatgcaccatcttgcatgattgcatgctgagcaattgtcggctccattattgttgagcacatcgctagttatatggatctgcacacataACCACTCAttggttagtggtatatcagggagggtgtgtggcagttttgcTCTATTAGGCTCccctggtccgctcatgggtagtcgtgacgcaacgtggtagccgatagggatccctcctctcaactatctcaaggagatgagagcattatgcTCCCCCACTCTATTTGGGGTAGgatgataggtgtactccgacaacatcctgtccactcggtcactcaggagcagtgacggcagagtgcacaattgtcatagccctacccactcggtctcaccatcacgtgtgagatggctgactggtgtcaggggtgacatatgtcattttgcatcatattatatgattgcatttattacttgtgattgctgcattttggtggttacataagtttgacatgcatacaggtgacattttgtatctgATCTAACGACCCTTATGTTTCGGATAGGAGGTCCTAGTGAGTACAGTTTTTTCCAGCCATTTTCAGTCTGAATTTCCTACTTTTGTTCAGGAAACTATACCGCATGAATATTACTGTtagttattgttagagtgtatactaaaagcctagcttttggtataaatatttatctagaaataagaatcacattggtcaaatatctacatttatgataaatgtagttgttcaattaatttatattgtaggtaacatgatgtgtggtgtcacacacagaggatcatgttattagcaccttataaattataaatagtagctcacgaccaagatggaaaggaacaaaccattggaaggtcgtagtgtaattaggtattagtttatcttaactatataattacactagtacacttagagtgtattgagtaggaccattagagggtgtttctttttatattgactttataaaggaacaaaggcctcagttattatggaagtgtgtgctcttaatcctaatataataacaagcacatatatttgatatttatttctttaatttatcaatgagtgagatttagttcgataaatcaataagcccgataagttgagaaatgatattacttatagtgtgtgttgttgattatagaaggaaactgtgtcctagtaatctaggttgagaatgaccccaagaggagctcataagaattgtcatgttaaaccctgcaggtggacttagtccaacatgacgataaggttgagtggtactactcttggactaagatattaattaagtgagtcgtcagtaactcatttaattaatggacattcgacatcttaaacacagggagactaacacactcataataagaaggagcccaaaatgtaatttgagattggtgcggtagttcaataatagtttctttagtggaattaattattattgatggaattaagttgtgtgttcgggccgaacacgggaagcttaatttcatcgggagaccaaaaccaattcctcctctcggtccctatcgtagcctcttgtatatagagatttatacccaccacatacccaccttcttacccaacctataggggtcggccaagccaagcttgaagctcaagcttagggccagccaagcctaaaggttgaggcttaaggtggccggccaattgcttggagcccaagcttaggtggccggccacatcatattaaaaagggatttttattaaaattatttcttatgtggatatcatggttttaaaagagagattgaaatttaaatctttccttttttatctttctacaaaagattaagaaaagatttgaaatctttccttatttgtagattgaaaggtagattttaattttaagaaaactttcctttttaaccatgttcatgatttaaaagagagtttagaaattaaatatttcttctacaaaagattaagaaaagatttaatatctttccttatttgtagattaaaagagattttaatttttagagataactttctttttatccacatgtttaaaagaaagattttaatttataaaatttcctttttaaaaaccaccatgaagggaaaaattagtggagaatttttttataaatttcaggaagcaaataaggaagttttaatttgtgtttaaaattttatttgcttgaagATTTGAATGcggccgaccattgtaattgaaaaaaggaatttaattttaattaattaaaattttatttttcatggcaaaagaattaaggaagtttttatttaaatttccttatttgccaagaccaaggattataaaagaaggggtagaggtgccttcatggcgaacgactctattatttttctcctctctttttctccttgggtgtggccggcccctcctctttctctcttctccatcttgtggccgaacctcatctcatccttggagtccttgtggtggccggatcttgcttggagaaggagagaaaaggaggtgatatttctagcatcccttggagcttggtggtggccgaacctctccatctttggaggagctcttggtggccgaaacctagaaggaagaagaaggtgcttggtggttctcatctcgaaagatcgttgcccacacaacgtccgaggttagaagaggaatacggtagaagatcaagaggttatttttgcttacaaagaaaggtataactagtaattgttttctgcatcatactagttttctttgtataagttatttttggaaataccaaacacaagaggcatatgattctagagtttttggatttgtttcgaggttgtgtttcttgtcttttatttttcgaatttgtgattcgattgttctttttggttaacctagagttatttcaggaaattaaatattagctttccttaaaagactttgtctaggcggtggtggttgctcccatatccaagaagaccatgtgcctcgccatgcagtcctagaagccaattttggaaattaatatttaatggaattaataacataggtggatttgaatcaatagtgttaagtttcgcttgcgattcaaatctaaaccattaagaacagataagttaaatttgaaatcaatgatgttaagttccgtctgcgattcctaatttaacttctaaagaacacaaaaggttatttaaggaaaggttcaacacttgtacaaaatttttgtacagtggaaccggtacgattttcctaggaataacagttataacttattatgcatgtttatctGGTATCCGTTGAGTTGTTCAACTCACACcgttgatatatttttatttcaggcTTCAGGTAGAtttgtggagtcgcttggagtatcttgtctgTTGGTCCTACATCACATCCGAAGACCTATTTTTTGGTTTCTTTAGTACTTTATTTGATCTTTGTATTCGGTGTACTTAGCTTTGTATATTCTGGGTTTGTTTATGGATTGTTGTGATGTGGGGTCTTGTATttttttgttgtgtggtgtaagcctagccgactagcagtcttgtttttggtttgtaataatttctatcatttttcacagtgtttttagtttttgtacagccgagtgggctgtttaatatatatataactacgtggttgtgaatattttgttcagccgagtgggctgagtataaactgcatggttgtgtatatattccagccgtgtgtgctaatgtatatttttatatatataaatatttcagattgtcactagtacatgggagatgctgcctataaatgcaataaattgtcacgccccaaaggagtccttgCCAAGACGGCGACAATAGTGTCGTCGGGACTATGGAGGTCGGGCAGTGGCACCAGTGGCGCGCTACAAGTAGATCGATGGCTCTACCCTCACGATGGTGATGGCAACAGTGGCATCGAGGTGGGATGAGTGTCTCCAAGCTATAGGCGGTATGTtagtatattgttatcatacatttctgttggtatacattgttgactatgatagttaggacatgtattagcactttttattagtacttgtctggttgttgtaacatatattacatgtgatgggtcaaCCACTGATCATGATCGaccctaatggagatcaaggattacagtctcaggaatttttcatatcataccaccagtagttttagcatCTGTTACTACTAGTTAGGAGTTAGAGGCATATACCAATCCCTATTATCATCAGCTGGGTAGTGGTTAGTAACTGCATATTTATGTTGCTTGATACTTAGCCAGTAGAGTACCGATTTACTTTAATTAGTTATGTCAgtagatgattgatttactcttgttagatcggtcagtaaaAGATTGATAtacgcttgtcgacttgggtagtcgtggatcgatCTACCTTAGTttcttgtggaggattaatgtacTCTTGTTAgatttagttagtagatgactgatcTAATTTTTGGTTggttcgatcagtaggggatcgacttactctattttatagagatgtcGATCTTTGAGTTACTTGTGCTTAGTTAGATATTgtaagcacatttgagtacatagcTTGTATCGACGTGGAAAAAACTGAATTAGTCATATGCTATTGTCTGCTTGGTcagtttatagaggatcgatgtatcctattccatgagggCTTTAATCTTAGATTGTATGTAGCTGGttagataacttagaaggtacatttgggCTAGGTGATCTCCACTGATGTAAGAAGGTGTAGAGCTAATTACTTAACACTTAGGAGATATAACCGTTACCAaggtgttagttgattaacacctatgAGATCCACTATTCTGAGTGGAAATATCATATGATGATCTACGAGGGGTAGAATGTCAATTGATAGATATTTTGACTAGCTATTTAGTTATAATGTTTCTCTATCCTGTGTGCATTACTCGCCTCTAGAGGTTACTGAATCTCAGGTAGAGCAATCGTAGCATGAAGTACTGCAACACAATGGTTAGATGACTCAACTAATATTGTCTCTATCAAGTAACTTAAGGCCTTGATCACGTGATCATTTACTAAGGTCTTGAGGTCTATATGTCAGATTAGAGAGTGTTCGACCTTTTGTCGACATTTGACGGGGGATATTTACAGTCACGACTATGAGAGTTCTAGAAATACACTCTTGATAGGTAAACTCTTAGTCAGGAGGTTGAGTGAACCATTAGATATAGTCCCTGTAGTGGTACGACATAGACGTGCAATGTTGAACCATGGCAAGTATTTCTTTCTTGGCATCTATTTGTTCATTTGAACTTAGAGCATGGttattactggatgattaggccgCCATATCTTGGATTGTCTATGATGATATGGCTTgtctatgattattatttttcctgcttgatacttatgcttgattttTTAGATATACCACTAACAcatgagagtaggtagcatagggGTTTGTCTGGTTGATTAGgttaatatgttgattatgcatatctatgttgtgtgtacacatgattggtatatgttgtaggagtcctaggatagactgtccatttgcaagtagtgtTTGTATAAATGTCTAGTTATGGTGGTTGtaggtttcttgtggattatacCTATGTGGTTAGGTGTATGTGTCTGATTATTTTATTAGAGCTATCTTGTCGATTGAACCTGTGTTGTgatatgtgcacatgtgtttgagtgttttattagaGGTATCTTGTCGATTGAATCTAGgtagtggtatgtgcacatgtgaTTTGGTGTattattcgaggtatcttgttgattatattagtTCTATGTGTGCACTCATGTCTattatgtttattggaagtattacgttgattatactcttggcgtatgtgtatatatgttaggtgagtattattggaggagtattgtcgattatacccacgctgatatatgcacacgtgttcggtatgtattgttggaggtatcatgctaatcatacctatgttgtgtgtgctcaCTTgcgtgttgtgtgtgcacgtgagtcgggtgtattattggtagtatcatgatgattctacctatgttgagtgtCTACCATTATGTCTTTGGTTGTATAGCTTGCCAACTAATTCTCCTACTAGTGAGTGGGccactacgatgttgagagagttgacaatgAGTTTGatatgtttactaggttgttatacccttggcTACCACAGTGacctgtggtagagtgatctcatgcattctctagctagatagttaga
This window contains:
- the LOC122033760 gene encoding pentatricopeptide repeat-containing protein At5g61800-like: MPSREFSHRQLFHLLHRRCKSLCHLKAIHAHATVHGLTSLYPSPILAKLIYTLTLLLPTAINHRASLPATATASAGYVLSLFHAIPFPSAFPYNLLMRVHTLLSSPISALLLYACMRHSAACTHLRHPTLARAVHCQAIVFGFADDLYVCNTLISTYSSFYSMPEARTIFDECPSLRDVVSYNILMDGYVKAGQIEHAHNLFDGMPKRDVVHGLFFSYFKELVGKEVTVELKNDLAIRGTLHSVYQYLNIKLENIKVVDEDKYPHMVLSVVGILQDEVDPMTSVMKVEKAPLEFYVDIGGLDAQIQEIKEAVELPLTHPELYEDIGIRPPKGACLFTEKLIDSLQASKWKWLK